Proteins co-encoded in one Brassica oleracea var. oleracea cultivar TO1000 chromosome C4, BOL, whole genome shotgun sequence genomic window:
- the LOC106337695 gene encoding transcription factor bHLH129 yields the protein MYPPPSSSKSTVPDGGDANDNGHDSAAGATRDFSSLGSQTHYNPPRPPPHQRQQHNPNVVGLGDYFPDDPSNTGFDPGASSSSPLFRHRSSPAGFYDQHLPTANGFSLGRPNGGYGGGERGPPGLKPELRFSGGSSSSSHQERNSLQRISEVEAAAAAIKGVPSTSMTFGNDHNNWDNSSSHISFTIDEPGKRSKTTDFFTLETQFSMPQTSLEMARMESMMNIPEDSVPCRTRAKRGCATHPRSIAERERRTRISGKLKKLQELVPNMDKQTSYADMLDLAVEHIKGLQHQVESLEKGMERCTCGACKKR from the exons ATGTACCCTCCTCCTTCCTCCTCCAAGTCCACTGTTCCAGACGGCGGAGACGCCAACGACAATGGACATGACTCAGCTGCTGGAGCTACCCGTGATTTCTCCTCCCTCGGCTCTCAAACCCACTATAATCCTCCGCGGCCGCCGCCTCATCAGCGGCAGCAGCACAATCCTAACGTCGTTGGTCTCGGTGATTACTTCCCCGATGATCCATCTAACACTGGATTCGATCCCGGGGCATCTTCTTCCTCTCCATTGTTCCGACACAGAAGCTCTCCGGCTGGATTCTATGACCAACATCTTCCCACTGCCAACG GTTTTTCTCTAGGGAGGCCAAACGGAGGATACGGAGGAGGAGAGCGAGGGCCGCCGGGGCTGAAGCCGGAGCTGAGATTCTCCGGCGGGAGTAGTAGTAGTAGTCATCAAGAACGTAACTCTCTACAGCGAATCTCGGAGGTCGAAGCAGCTGCGGCGGCTATAAAAGGTGTCCCATCCACGAGTATGACTTTTGGAAATGATCACAACAATTGGGACAACTCGTCTTCTCATATCAGTTTCACCATTGATGAACCCGGGAAACGGTCCAAGACCACCGATTTTTTCACCTTAGAAACACAG TTTAGTATGCCGCAAACGTCTCTGGAAATGGCGAGAATGGAGAGTATGATGAACATACCAGAGGATTCGGTGCCTTGTAGGACTAGGGCCAAGCGTGGCTGCGCTACTCACCCGCGCAGCATCGCTGAAAGG GAGAGAAGAACGAGAATAAGCGGAAAGCTGAAGAAGCTACAAGAACTGGTGCCCAATATGGACAAA CAAACGAGCTATGCGGACATGTTGGATTTGGCTGTTGAGCATATCAAAGGTCTTCAACACCAAGTAGAG TCGCTGGAGAAGGGGATGGAGAGATGCACTTGTGGGGCATGCAAGAAGCGATGA